A stretch of DNA from Streptomyces venezuelae:
CATCGGGGGAGCGTAGGCGCAGGGGCGCGGGTTACGCGAGCGTGATTTCGTCACCCGAGACCGTGATCGTGCGGGGCGGCAGCGGCCGGGTGGCCGGGCCGTGCGCCACCGCGCCGTCCGACACCTTGAACTTGCTGCCGTGGCAGGGGCAGTCGATGGTGCCGTTCGCGACCTTGGCGACCGTACAGCCCTGGTGCGTGCAGATCGCCGAGAAGGCCTTGAAGGTGCCCGCCTCGGGCTGGGTGACGACCACCTTCTCCTCCTTGAAGATCGTGCCGCCTCCCACCGGGACGTCCGCCTTCGTGGTCAGCGGCTTCCCGGTGGGCGGGGGCGTTGCGGGCTCGGTGCCGGGAGTGGGCTGCTTTGCCTCGCCGCAGGCGGTGAGCGCACCGCCTGCCAGGGCGGCGGCGCCCACCGCGAGAACCGTGCGGCGGGCCGTGCGGGTGGGGTCGCTCATCGGGGTCTCCTCGGTCGCGTGGGGGGCGAGGAGCATCCTGGCCCGGCCGGGCGCCGGGCCGTGTCCGGCGCGCCGGGGAGGCCGGCCGCCGGCTCAGTCGCCCGGGTTCCAGGGAGCGAGTACCGCCGGGCTGCCCGGCGTACGGACGACCTCCCAGATCCGCGCGACGGCCGCCCGGTCGACCGGGCCGTGCAGGTGCGGGTAGCGGGCGCCGGATTCACCCTCCCGGCGGACCTCCGAGGTCAGGGCCCGCTCGTCGAGCTCCACGGCGAGCAGGGTGCCCGGCGTGTCGCGGTAGTGGGCGTCCGCGATCGCGAGGGCGGTCGGGCGGTCCGCCGAACAGTGCACGAAGCCTTCGGAGTCGAGGGAGGGCGGGGCATAGGGCAGGTCCGGGTCCGCGGACCAGTCGGCGAGGGGGACCACGTGGAAGATCATGCCGTTTGTTGTAGCGCACCCCGCCCCGGCGATCTCCGTCAAGTAGCGATATCCGGTGGTTCGAGGGAGATTGTCCGTGTCTTGAGCCGGGCCGGCCCCAGCCGCCGCCCGGCCCCTCTCCGAAAGGCACGACCATGGCGGGAAATGACCTCGGCTCCCTTCTCGGCTCCCTCCTCGGCGGCAGCCAGGCCGGCCAGAGCGGCGGAGGCGGCGGGGGCAACATCCTCGGCGCCCTGCTCGGCCAGCTGATGGGCGGCGGAGCCGGCGGTGGTGCGGCCGGTGCGCAGGCCGCCGGGAACGGCAACCCGCTCGGCGGACTGCTGGACATGCTGACCAAGGCCGGGCTGACCGACCAGGCCCAGTCCTGGGTGGGCACCGGCGAGAACCAGCCGGTCAGCGGCGCGCAGATCAAGGAAGCACTGCCCGGCGACACCCTCCGGAAGGTCGCCGAGCAGACCGGCGTCAGTCCCGACCAGGCCGCCGACCAGATCGCCCAGACCCTCCCGCAGGCCGTGGACAAGCTGACCCCGACCGGGCAGGTGCCCACCGAATCGCTCGAGGACATCATCCGGAAGCAGAACCTCTGACCGGTTCCGGCACGTCCGGCCGGTCCGGCAGTACGGAAGGGCCCGGTGATCGTCTCGCAGGACGGTCACCGGGTCCTTCCGGTCGTACGGGATGACTACCCTGAGTGGCAGACCGCAGGACCGTCCATCGAGGAGCGCCCAGAGTGAGAACCGCCGTCGTCATCGGAACCGGCCTGATCGGTACCTCCGCGGCACTCGCCCTGGCAGGCCGGGGGATCACCGTCCACCTGGAGGACCACGACCCCTCCCAGGCCCGCACCGCCGCCGCACTCGGCGCAGGCACCGACACCCCGCCCGCCGGCCCGGTGGACCTCGCCGTCATCGCCGTACCCCCGGCCCATGTCGCCGCCACCCTGACCGAGGCCATCGGCCGCGGCCTGGCCCGCGCCTACGTGGACGTGGCCAGCGTCAAGGGCGGACCACGGCGGGAACTCGAAGCGGCCGGGGTGGACGTCTCCGCCTACATCGGTACGCACCCCATGGCCGGCAAGGAGCAGTCCGGGCCGCTGGCCGCGACGGCCGACCTCTTCGAAGGGCGGCCCTGGGTGCTCACCCCCACCCGGGACACCGGCCACGAGGTGCTCAACCTCGCCCTGGAACTGGTCGCGCTGTGCCGGGCGGTCCCGGTGGTGATGGACGCCGACGCCCACGACAAGGCCGTGGCCCTGGTCTCGCACACGCCGCAGCTGGTGTCCTCCATGGTCGCCGCCCGCCTGGAGGAGGCCGACGAGACCGCCGTCCGGCTCTGCGGGCAGGGCATCAGGGACGTCACCCGGATCGCCGCCTCCGACCCCCGGATGTGGGTGGAGATCCTCTCCGCCAACCCCGGCCCGGTCGCCGACGTGCTGTCCGGCATCGCCGCCGACCTGGAGGAGACCGTGCAGGCGCTGCGCGGCCTCCAGTCGGCCGACGAGGCGAAGCGGCAGGACGGCGCGGCCGGCATCGAGGACGTACTGCGCCGCGGCAACGCCGGCCGCGACCGGGTCCCCGGCAAGCACGGTGCCGCCCCCGCCGCCTACGAGACCGTGGCCGTGTTCATCAGCGACAAGCCGGGCGAGCTGGCCCGGATCTTCGCGGACGCCGGCCGGGCCGGGGTCAACGTCGAGGACGTCCGGATCGAGCACGCCACCGGCCAGCAGGCCGGCCTGGTCCAGCTGATGGTCGAGCCGCGGGCCGTGCCGCTGCTCACCGCCGAGCTGCGCGAAAGGGGCTGGGCCCTGCGGCAGCAGTAGCGGTCCGGGCGGGCGGTCGCTAGTGCCGTGACCGGAAAGGTTTGCCGGTAGGCCCGCGGCGTCCGGTGCGGTGCATCGCAAGGCGGAGGGCCACGGCTCGTACTGGACGTACTTGCGTGGCCCGACAACGCGGCGAGGCGCCGTGCCGGGCGCCGCGGGCCGGTGAACCTTTCCGGTCACGGCACTAGGCGGGGCCGACCACCGCCGCCGCCCGGTAACCTTGGAGAGGGGCGCTTTGGCGCGCCCGGACTACGTACGCGCAATCAGGAAGGTGCCCGCCCCGTGGAAACCGCCGCTCCGTCTGCCGTGATCGTCGCCATCGACGGTCCGTCCGGCACGGGCAAGTCCAGCACCTCCAAGGCCGTGGCCGCCAAGCTCGGGCTGCGCTACCTGGACACCGGGGCCCAGTACCGGGCGATCACCTGGTGGATGATCGGCAACGGGGTGGACGTCGAGGACCCGCACGCCGTGGCGGTCGCCGCCGGCAAGCCGGCCATCGAGTCCGGCACCGACCCGGCCGCGCCCACCATCACCGTGGACGGCCTCGACGCCTCCGGCCCCATCCGCACCCAGGAGGTCACCTCCAAGGTGAGCGCCGTGAGCGCGGTGCCCGAGGTCCGCACCCTCATCACCGAGCTCCAGCGCACCATCGCCGCCGGCGCGGAGGGCGGGATCGTGGTCGAGGGCCGGGACATCGGCACCACCGTGCTGCCCGACGCCGACCTGAAGATCTTCCTGACCGCCTCCCCGGAGGCCCGCGCCGCCCGCCGCAGCGGCGAGCTCAAGGGCAAGGAGGCCACCGACCTGGCGGCCACCCGCGAGGCCCTCGTCAAGCGGGACGCCGCCGACTCCGGCCGGAAGACCTCCCCGCTGGCCAAGGCCGCGGACGCCGTCGAGGTCGACACCACCGAGCTCACCCTGGAGCAGGTCATCGAGTGCGTGGTGACCCTGGTCGAGGAGAAGCGGGCGGCGAAGCAGGCGCAGCGGCAGGCGGCGGCCGGATGACCGAAACGCCCTCCCTCAAGGGTGCGGCGATCGGGCGGCGGATCGGCATCGGGCTCATGTACGGGCTGTGGAGGCCCCGTGTGCTCGGCGCCTGGAAGGTGCCGGCCGCCGGGCCGGTCATACTTGCGGTGAACCACTCCCACAACATCGACGGCCCCATGCTCATGGGGACCGCGCCCCGGCCCGTGCACTTCCTGATCAAAAAGGAAGCGTTCGTGGGACCGCTCGGCCCCTTCCTCGAAGGGATCGGGCAGGTCAAGGTCGACCGGACCGGCACCGACCGGACCGCCGTCACCAGCGCCCTCGGCGTACTGGCGGACGGCGGGGTCCTCGGGATATTCCCCGAGGGCACCCGGGGCGAGGGCGACTTCGCCTCGCTGCGGGCCGGCCTTGCGTACTTCGCCGTACGCTCCGGGGCCGCCATCGTCCCGGTCGCCGTCCTGGGCAGCAGTGAGCGCCCCGGCCGGCTGGTCAAGGCGCTTCCGCCGCTGAGGAGCCGCATGGACATCGTCTTCGGCGACCCCTTCCGGGCCGGGGACGGCAGCGGGCGACGGACCCGCACGGCCCTGGACGAGGCCACCGTACGGATCCAGGACCGTCTGACCGCCCACCTGGCGGAGGCCAGGCGTCTCACCGGGCGATAGGCCAGACTTGAACCAGTAGTGGACCGGCGCAGCCGCGCGGGTGCCACCGATCACCACGAACGACGAGGAACGGACTTCATGAACGACCAGCACGACCACGGAGCGCTCGGCGACGCCGAGTACGCGGAGTTCATGGAGCTCGCGGCGGAAGAGGGCTTCGACATCGAGGACGTCGAGGGCGCCATCGAGGAGGCGGGCCACGGCCCGCTCCCCGTCCTCGCCGTCGTCGGCCGCCCGAACGTCGGCAAGTCGACCCTGGTGAACCGGATCATCGGCCGCCGCGAGGCGGTCGTCGAGGACAAGCCCGGCGTCACCCGCGACCGCGTGACCTACGAGGCCGAATGGGCCGGCCGCCGCTTCAAGGTGGTCGACACCGGCGGCTGGGAGCAGGACGTCCTCGGGATCGACGCCTCCGTCGCCGCCCAGGCCGAGTTCGCCATCGAGGCCGCCGACGCGGTGGTCTTCGTGGTGGACGCCAAGGTCGGCGCCACCGACACCGACGAGGCCGTCGTCCGGCTGCTGCGCCGGGCCGGCAAGCCGGTCGTACTGGCCGCCAACAAGGTCGACGGCCAGTCCGGCGAAGCAGACGCCTCCATGCTGTGGTCCCTCGGCCTCGGCGAGCCCTTCCCGGTCTCCGCACTGCACGGCCGCGGCACCGGTGACCTGCTGGACCAGGTCCTCAAGGCGCTGCCCGAGGCCCCCGCGCAGACCTTCGGCGGAACCCCGCTCGGCGGCCCGCGCCGGATCGCCCTCATCGGCCGCCCGAACGTCGGCAAGTCCTCGCTGCTCAACAAGGTCGCGAAGGAGG
This window harbors:
- a CDS encoding DUF952 domain-containing protein, whose protein sequence is MIFHVVPLADWSADPDLPYAPPSLDSEGFVHCSADRPTALAIADAHYRDTPGTLLAVELDERALTSEVRREGESGARYPHLHGPVDRAAVARIWEVVRTPGSPAVLAPWNPGD
- a CDS encoding prephenate dehydrogenase; the encoded protein is MRTAVVIGTGLIGTSAALALAGRGITVHLEDHDPSQARTAAALGAGTDTPPAGPVDLAVIAVPPAHVAATLTEAIGRGLARAYVDVASVKGGPRRELEAAGVDVSAYIGTHPMAGKEQSGPLAATADLFEGRPWVLTPTRDTGHEVLNLALELVALCRAVPVVMDADAHDKAVALVSHTPQLVSSMVAARLEEADETAVRLCGQGIRDVTRIAASDPRMWVEILSANPGPVADVLSGIAADLEETVQALRGLQSADEAKRQDGAAGIEDVLRRGNAGRDRVPGKHGAAPAAYETVAVFISDKPGELARIFADAGRAGVNVEDVRIEHATGQQAGLVQLMVEPRAVPLLTAELRERGWALRQQ
- a CDS encoding Rieske (2Fe-2S) protein, with amino-acid sequence MSDPTRTARRTVLAVGAAALAGGALTACGEAKQPTPGTEPATPPPTGKPLTTKADVPVGGGTIFKEEKVVVTQPEAGTFKAFSAICTHQGCTVAKVANGTIDCPCHGSKFKVSDGAVAHGPATRPLPPRTITVSGDEITLA
- a CDS encoding lysophospholipid acyltransferase family protein; amino-acid sequence: MTETPSLKGAAIGRRIGIGLMYGLWRPRVLGAWKVPAAGPVILAVNHSHNIDGPMLMGTAPRPVHFLIKKEAFVGPLGPFLEGIGQVKVDRTGTDRTAVTSALGVLADGGVLGIFPEGTRGEGDFASLRAGLAYFAVRSGAAIVPVAVLGSSERPGRLVKALPPLRSRMDIVFGDPFRAGDGSGRRTRTALDEATVRIQDRLTAHLAEARRLTGR
- the cmk gene encoding (d)CMP kinase, whose product is METAAPSAVIVAIDGPSGTGKSSTSKAVAAKLGLRYLDTGAQYRAITWWMIGNGVDVEDPHAVAVAAGKPAIESGTDPAAPTITVDGLDASGPIRTQEVTSKVSAVSAVPEVRTLITELQRTIAAGAEGGIVVEGRDIGTTVLPDADLKIFLTASPEARAARRSGELKGKEATDLAATREALVKRDAADSGRKTSPLAKAADAVEVDTTELTLEQVIECVVTLVEEKRAAKQAQRQAAAG
- the der gene encoding ribosome biogenesis GTPase Der, which translates into the protein MNDQHDHGALGDAEYAEFMELAAEEGFDIEDVEGAIEEAGHGPLPVLAVVGRPNVGKSTLVNRIIGRREAVVEDKPGVTRDRVTYEAEWAGRRFKVVDTGGWEQDVLGIDASVAAQAEFAIEAADAVVFVVDAKVGATDTDEAVVRLLRRAGKPVVLAANKVDGQSGEADASMLWSLGLGEPFPVSALHGRGTGDLLDQVLKALPEAPAQTFGGTPLGGPRRIALIGRPNVGKSSLLNKVAKEERVVVNELAGTTRDPVDELIELGGVTWKFVDTAGIRKKVHLQQGADYYASLRTAAAVEKAEVAVILIDTTESISVQDQRIITMAVEAGRAIVIAYNKWDELDEERRYYLEREIETEMQQVSWAPRVNVSALTGRHMEKLVPAIETALAGWETRVPTGRLNAFLGEIVAAHPHPIRGGKQPRILFGTQAGTKPPRFVLFASGFLEHGYRRFVERRLREEFGFEGTPIHMSVRVREKRGAKKK
- a CDS encoding YidB family protein — its product is MRWFEGDCPCLEPGRPQPPPGPSPKGTTMAGNDLGSLLGSLLGGSQAGQSGGGGGGNILGALLGQLMGGGAGGGAAGAQAAGNGNPLGGLLDMLTKAGLTDQAQSWVGTGENQPVSGAQIKEALPGDTLRKVAEQTGVSPDQAADQIAQTLPQAVDKLTPTGQVPTESLEDIIRKQNL